One Alligator mississippiensis isolate rAllMis1 chromosome 1, rAllMis1, whole genome shotgun sequence genomic window carries:
- the RRP8 gene encoding ribosomal RNA-processing protein 8 — protein sequence MFAEPAWDRDAGGAPDPAPRPAPRPRPAPAPAPAPGPRRLRALLRRLEASGRCDRDGDGDGDRDGGSSSGSEHEAATRPRPRPRARAPSCREQQPEPKPEQEQEQEPEPEPRLSRQQWRNRQKNKRRQKNKFKAPGEAQPDPDPESHPEQEQERVSGRAAALRARMEARLEAARFRYLNQQLQAGSSRQAARLLQRDPEAFALYHRGFARQAARWPEQPAQRVVRYLRRRPASLVVADLGCGDCQVARGVRNTVHSFDLVALQPGVTVCDMAEVPLGDASVDVAVFCLSLMGTNLQEILEEANRLLRPGGTLLVAEVASRFLDVRTFVSAVTQLGFKIVSKDLANNFFYFFEFSKTGRPHAGATLPGLRLRPCLYKKR from the exons ATGTTCGCCGAGCCCGCCTGGGACCGCGATGCGGGGGGCGCCCCCGACCCCGCTCCCCGTCCCGCTCCCCGtccccgccccgcgcccgcgcccgcgcccgcgcccgggCCCCGCCGCCTCCGCGCGCTGCTGCGGCGCCTGGAGGCCTCGGGCCGCTGCGAccgggacggggacggggacggggaccGGGACGGGGGCAGCAGCTCCGGCTCCGAGCACGAGGCCGCCAcgcgcccccggccccggccccgcgctcgTGCTCCAAGCTGCCGGGAGCAGCAGCCGGAGCCGAAGCCCgagcaggagcaggaacaggagccggagccggagccgcggCTGAGCCGGCAGCAGTGGAGGAACCGGCAGAAGAACAAGCGGCGGCAGAAGAACAAGTTCAAGGCCCCGGGGGAAGCACAGCCAGACCCTGATCCGGAGTCACAcccggagcaggagcaggagcgggTCTCGGGGCGCGCGGCGGCGCTGCGGGCCCGCATGGAGGCGCGGCTGGAGGCCGCCCGGTTCCGCTACCTGAACCAGCAGTTGCAGGCGGGCAGCAGCCGCCAGGCCGCCCGCCTGCTGCAGCGCGACCCCGAGGCCTTCGCCCTCTACCACCGCGGCTTCGCGCGGCAGGCGGCGCGCTGGCCCGAGCAGCCCGCGCAGCGCGTCGTGCGCTACCTGCGCCGCCG GCCGGCTTCGCTGGTGGTGGCCGACCTCGGCTGCGGCGACTGCCAGGTGGCGCGTGGCGTGCGCAACACGGTGCACTCCTTCGACCTCGTGGCCCTGCAGCCCGGCGTCACCGTCTGCGACATGGCCGAG GTGCCACTGGGCGACGCTTCCGTGGACGTGGCCGTGTTCTGCCTGTCGCTGATGGGCACCAACCTACAGGAGATCCTGGAGGAGGCCAACCGCCTGCTGCGGCCAGG CGGCACCCTGCTGGTGGCAGAGGTCGCCAGCCGCTTCCTGGACGTCCGCACCTTCGTCAGTGCCGTGACCCAGCTGGGCTTCAAGATCGTCTCGAAG GACCTGGCCAACAACTTCTTCTACTTTTTCGAGTTCAGCAAGACGGGGCGGCCCCATGCGGGGGCCACGCTGCCCGGCCTGCGGCTCCGGCCCTGCCTCTACAAGAAGCGCTGA